The DNA sequence GCGTCGCCTCGTAGCGCCGGGCCGCGTCCTCGGGACGTCCGTCGGTCGGGATCGGATGGACGTTCTGAGGCGGCACCGGCGCGCGGTCGAGCATCGCCTCGCGCGTCATCAGGTAGTTGCTGTCGGGATGGTCGTGGGGCACGAAGCGCTCGTCGCCCCAGTACCAGTCCACCTCGGACCAGGGAACGCGGTCCCGGAACTCGTCGGAGGCGAGGAGCCCGAACAGGGCCTTCGGGGTCGAGCCGCCCGAGAGGGAGACCCGGAATGGGCGCGCCCCCGACCGCGCGGTCGTGGTCATCCACTCCGCCACGTGACGCGCCAGCGCCGGGGGATCCGGCAGGACCTCCACGCGCCCGATCGCCTCACCCAACGCGCGCCTATCCGGTCGAGCCGAGGACGAAGCGCTCCATGGCCTTGGCGAAGCCCTCGTCGTCGTAAGAATCGGTGACCGCGGAGGCCTGCCGCTTCACCGCGTCGGAGGCATTGCCCATGGCGATGCTGAAGCCGGACGGCTCGAACATCGCCACGTCGTTCGGCTGATCGCCGATGGTGGCGATCTCGCCGGCCGGCACGCGCAGGGTCTGCGAGAGATACGCGAGCACCGCGCCCTTGTTCGCCTGCTTGCTGGTGATGTCGAGATAGTACGGCTGCGACCGGCTGGCGGTTGCCCGCGACCCGAACGCGGCCTGGGCGTCGGCCTCGCAGCGCTGCACGCGGTCGTGGTCGTCGCTGACCCCGACGATCTTGGCGACCTCGCTCAGCGCGCCGTCGAGATCCGCGACCACCGTCGGCTCGAACTTCACGGTCCACGCCTCGCGCGCGACGTGCGGCGCCGCCGCCCTGGTGATCAGCCAGTCGTTGCCGCGGTAGAGCCACGGGTCGAGGCCGTGAGAGCGGATGAGATCGATCGCCTCGTGGGCCACGTCCTCCGGCACGGTGTGCCGGGCCAGGATCGTCAGGTGGCGATCGACGAACAGCCCGCCGTTGAAGCCGGCGATCGGGGTGTCGATCTCGAGCGGGTCGAACAGCATGGCCATGCCGAGCGGCGGCCGGCCGCTGGTGATGGCGAAGCGGATGCCGGCCTTGCGCAGCGCCCGTACCGCCGCGCGGGCCCGCTCGGTGAGCACCTT is a window from the Candidatus Methylomirabilota bacterium genome containing:
- the pgl gene encoding 6-phosphogluconolactonase, whose product is MGEAIGRVEVLPDPPALARHVAEWMTTTARSGARPFRVSLSGGSTPKALFGLLASDEFRDRVPWSEVDWYWGDERFVPHDHPDSNYLMTREAMLDRAPVPPQNVHPIPTDGRPEDAARRYEATLQTAYGATVLDPARPLFDVTLLGLGPDGHTASLLPGEPVLEERARWVAAVSHGRPEVRITLTYPAIDSSRHVAFLVTGREKTAIFRAIRSGDRRAPAARVRPCGEIVWFVDRAAAGE
- a CDS encoding Cof-type HAD-IIB family hydrolase, yielding MGDRRKISLVLADVDGTLVDRDKVLTERARAAVRALRKAGIRFAITSGRPPLGMAMLFDPLEIDTPIAGFNGGLFVDRHLTILARHTVPEDVAHEAIDLIRSHGLDPWLYRGNDWLITRAAAPHVAREAWTVKFEPTVVADLDGALSEVAKIVGVSDDHDRVQRCEADAQAAFGSRATASRSQPYYLDITSKQANKGAVLAYLSQTLRVPAGEIATIGDQPNDVAMFEPSGFSIAMGNASDAVKRQASAVTDSYDDEGFAKAMERFVLGSTG